TGCAGGGTGGCTGCAACAGCGCCTGGCCCATAGGCAGTACCATGAAGACTCACAGTGTAGGGCAACAGACGACGCCTGAGCGGCTGAAGAAGGTGGGCTCCCAGGGCCTCCCTGCCCAGGCCTGCTGCCACGGCCAGAACCCAGGGGGGCACCGTGTACCTCGCCAGTGGCCTCAGCACTGCGCCTTGCCTCCAGGAGTCTTGGCTTGTTTGTGTGGAGCTGGGGACTGGGAGAGCAGAGCTTGTGACCTGAGGCCCCCCAGCCTCAGGGTGGAGGTGACCACCCTGGACCAAGGCCTGCCCCAGTTAGTGGCTGAGGACAGACAGGAGTACGTGTGGCATTCCTGCGGCCCCTTGCTCGGCACCCAGGCACTTCCTCCTGCCCCTCTGCCTCTGGAAGGCCAGCCATGGCATGGCCACGGGGGCCTGCCACCTGGCACCTCCCCAACACAATACATAAATGAGTGGGTGTGGCTGTTCCAAGAAAACTGTGTTTACACACACAGGTGCGCCAGGCCTGGCCGTCGAGCCCTGGTTTGCCGGCCTTTGTTCGAGACCAGTGGTTCCCAAATGTGCACCTGTATCAGCATCACCCAGAGCGGGGTCAGAGTCTGGACTCCTGGGCCCCACGCGGAGTTGTTGTCAGGGGCCTGGGCTTTGCATTTCCACAGGTTCCAGGTGCTGCTGCTGGAGCGGAGGCCACGCTCTGAGCACCCTGCTCTAGAAgaagagatgcagaaaagacaGGCAGGGCTGCAGAAAAGGTAGGCAGGGCTGTAGGGTGGTCCGGACCACCGGGCACTGTCAAATGGCAGATGTCCCTCCGCTCTGctctgggtggggctggggccggAGTGGATTTTATAAACACTCTGGGAGGGTCCCACCCAGAACTCTCCTGCGCTGTGTGGAAGGAGGGCCACTGGGGAGGGTGTAGATGGGAagtgagagagaagaggggacGAGGAGACCCCTGGGTGGCCAAGGAAACACTTTTCTGAACAATCAAAAATAAAGGAGGGGCAGGCAGAACGTGGGGACTTGGCTGGGGCTGCCTAGGTTCCCTGGACTCACCTCCTGGCACTACACTGCCTGGGGAGCCAGGGGGCCAGGAGCCAGGGAGCGACTGGCACACCCCACACCTTCCTAACCCAGCCCCTGGTGGGGAGCCCTTCCTTCAGCAGCAGGCAGCACAGCGATGGCCAAGTGTCCCTCCAGGGGGACAGACGTTTGCCCCTCCACGCCACTCACCCGGGGTGAGGCCGCAGCACCCTCCACCTTGCTCCACCGTGGCCAGCTTCTGGCCTCCCCTCACCAAGCCCCGGGACTTCACGTGAAGATCACTTACTGGCCTTCTCCCCTCGCGGTCCTGGGttctctcctcctcctggccTCTGAGGCCAGAATGCTGAGGCTCAGACTAGGGCCTTTGTCTCTGCTGACACCTCGCTGCTGTCACGACTTTGTGGTCCCTGTGCCACTGACTGCAGGACGCGCAGCTGAGTCTCCTTGGACCTGCCCAGGTGGCCCCCAAGCAGGATGTGTCCAACACACCTTGCTTCCCTCTGCCTGGCCCCAGGCCCCACTCTGGCCCCTGCTTTCTCAGTAAGGACATCCCCACTCCGTGGCTGCTCTGGCCAAAGACAGGAGAGTCACCCTTTCTCTTCGGCGCGTACCCCTCAAGCTCCAGCTTGTGCTCCCAGCACTCCCACCTTGCActtccccatccccagctcctccccaccctgcccaaAGCCCTCCTGAACCCATTCTTGTCTCAGTCTCCGCACATAGCAGCCAGAGATTAAAACAAACCAGCCCAACCCTCGGTGGGGCTGGTGTTCACCTTTGGGGTTAAATTGAAAGTCCTTGCGTGGCACCACAGTCACTCAGCGGGCATCCCCTCCCTCTGAGTGCTCTCGCCCCACTGACCTGGGCACTGTGGGGCCATGCTCACTCCTGCCTCGGGCCTCAGCACCTGTCCCTTCCTGGCAGCCTGTCCCGCCTGGCATGCTGGCTTTGCTCCAATGCCAACCCTTCggagaggccttccctggccaccctgTTGTAAACAGCACTGCCTGTCTCCGTGTTCCCTGAGTGTTCCTCCAGGCACTGTCACTGCCAGACGCTGGTATTTTTGTCTACTATGGCCCCCACCCTGGCTGGTACACTCAGAAGGACGGGCTGCGTCCCCTGTGCCTAGAGAGGCATCTGGCACAGAGCCAGCCTTCAACATATATTGCATGAAAGATTCCGTCCAAGGACGCTGTAGATGTAGGTGGACGCAGACAAAAGCAAAGCAGGACAGTGGATTCGTCCAAAGACCGGCAGTGTCTTCAGGTGAAGCTGCAGCGTCGAGTCCTGGTGCTTGCAAGGTTTCAGCAGCAGAAACCTGATGGGGCTCCTTGCACCTGGGAGAAAAGCCACTCCAGTGAGGATTATTGCCAGTGAAGGCTGCCCTGGCCCCAGACAAGTTTTCCTAGAATTTATGGTAGCAGGCGGGTTGTTAAAGGATGATTCCCGAAAGGGCCAGACATGGTGCTCACAGGGATGCAGGGTGAGCATGCGTCGAAGAGCTTCCCTAGCCCAGGCAGCTGTGAGGACCAGCTCAGAAGAGAAGTCCTGAAACAGacacttacagatgaggaatatTGACATGATTGTGCAAATGGACCTGAAACTGGATTTTCAGGGGGCTGTGATGGGCTGGATTGTCTCCCTTAGATTCTAATGTTCAAGTCCCCCACACCCCAGTGTCTTAGAATGCAACTGTATTTGGAGGTAGACTTTAAAGAGATGGTTGAATTAAAATGAGGCCCCAAATTCAATCTGACTGGTATGTCTATAAAAAGAGAAAGTCTGGACATCTGGAGATACATCAGGGATGCGTGACTGCTCAGAGGAAAGACCCTGTGaggcacagcaagaaggcaccatctgcTTGCCCAGGAGACACCAACCTGTGACACCCTGACCTTAGACTTCCACCCCCAAGAACTGTGAGAGGTAGACCTCCTTGCACTGTAAATCACTCGTTCTGTTACTGCAGTCCCAGAAAACTAACACAGACCTTTGCTGGGCAGAATGCCTTTGCTTCTCTGCAGACAAGATTACTTTTGCACTATTGCACTGTTgttatcaaaataattatatggggctgggcatggcggctcacacctgtaatcccaacacttagggaggctgaggtgggtggagtacctgaggtcaggagttcaagaccagcctggccaacatggtgaaaccccgtctctactaaaaatacaaaaaaaaaaaaagaaaaaaaaattagcctggtgtggtgtgcacctgcaatcccagctattcggggaGGGGGCTGAGacaagacaattgcttgaacctgggaggcacaggttgcagtgagccaagatcttgctactgccctccaggcaacagaataataataatttttattatggaatCAGTGTCAAATGCTGGTGCCTTCTGGGGGCAACACACAGTTTCCCACCAAAGTGCATCAGTGCCCCAGGCAGTCAAGGTGCCAGGAGACGAGGAGGCCGCGGATCTTCTGTCCACCTGGGAGCAAGCCTGCAGCTTGGGACCCTCCTGGGACCCTGCACCCGCCAgtgccctgccctcctgggctcTCATGGGAGTGAAGGAGGGTGGGCTCTGTaggagttaaagaaagaggaaagaaacatgaaaagcgGCTCAACAAAGgcaggtttattttggagaataaacctgaaAGGGACTTCTGGCCGATTTTGGTCAGGAGCCATCTCTCCTACAGACTAAGGATCTTTAAGGGTTTAGGAAGTGGGGAGCTTATCGCAGGCTCGGAATGTTTCTATGTGAGGGAAAGTTTATTGCGGGCTTGGAATGTCTCTGGTCGGAGGGGAGGTTATCTCGAGGTTGGCATGTTTCTGATTGgagatgttatttgtggtttacGGTCGTGCTGACATTAGCTATTGGGCTGATGTGTTTTGGGCTGGATTTAGGCAGCTTTTTAATCAAAGGGAACCTAAAATGGCGGTGTTTGTCCAAGAAGGCCATACTCCTGCTCTGTCCCGCTCCAGCCCTTGGGGGCCCCTCGGGCTCTTCTCTTGGATGGTGTGTGAATGGGCACATGTGGAGGGGCTGGTCCAGCTCTGCCTGCCTCTGGCCATCCAAAGGAGGGACAGCAGGGCCTGGGCAGCAATGCCGGCCTTGGAGCCCCGGGGCTGTGGAGGCTGCTTGACAGGACACGGAGCCCCCTCTGTGCTCAGGTCGTGGAGGGCCTCGGGCACTACGGTCTGCCAGGCACCACATGTCACAGCTACTCAAACACCCAGGGCCGCCACGGAGGGCCAATGGCCGCAGGATGGCTCAGGACCCGCCCCACCCCTGTCGCTGCCTTTCTGGCTGCCCCCTAGTCCCTGGACAGGCGCTCCCCAGCCCCAAGCAGGCCCCAGCCAATCTCCTGCCCAGGCAGGAGCTCCCCCTGCCGCCCTCACAGACCTCACCTCTTCCTACACGTTTCCAAGGCCGCGCCCCGCCCCGCACCCCGCCAGGCCCCGCCCCGCACCCCGCCAGGCCCCGCCCCGCACCCCGCCAGG
This genomic stretch from Homo sapiens chromosome 14, GRCh38.p14 Primary Assembly harbors:
- the LOC124903408 gene encoding uncharacterized protein LOC124903408, with translation MCLDLQGGCNSAWPIGSTMKTHSVGQQTTPERLKKVGSQGLPAQACCHGQNPGGHRVPRQWPQHCALPPGVLACLCGAGDWESRACDLRPPSLRVEVTTLDQGLPQLVAEDRQEYVWHSCGPLLGTQALPPAPLPLEGQPWHGHGGLPPGTSPTQYINEWVWLFQENCVYTHRCARPGRRALVCRPLFETSGSQMCTCISITQSGVRVWTPGPHAELLSGAWALHFHRFQVLLLERRPRSEHPALEEEMQKRQAGLQKSLSRLACWLCSNANPSERPSLATLL